The nucleotide window TGAAGAAATGGGCGTCAATTATATTGTGGCATACGGCATGACGGAAACTTCACCGATTGTTTCAATGTCACGTGATATGTCACATATGGATGACTGGTCATTGGATGAAAAAATCGAAACACGCGCGATGCAAGGTTTAACGGTTCCGGGGATAGAGTCAAGCATCGTCAATGAAAACGGTGAAGTACCTTGGGATGGCGAAACAATGGGCGAGCTGCGTCTGCGTGGTCCATGGATTGCGGCAGAATATTATAAAGATGAACGTACAGCGGAAGCATTTTCTAATGGTTGGCTATATACAGGTGATATCGCGGTTCGTTCAAAAGAGGGATTCATTAAAATAACAGATCGAACGAAAGATTTGATCAAATCCGGTGGTGAGTGGATCTCGTCCGTTGATTTGGAAAATGCGCTCATGTCGCATGAAGCGGTATTTGAAGCGGCGGTCATCGCCATTCCACATGCGAAATGGCAGGAGCGTCCGCTGGCATGTGTTGTCCTGAAAGAGGGAGCAAATGCAACTAGAGAAGAGCTAACGTTATTTTTGGAAGGTCAATTTGCTAAGTGGTGGTTGCCGGATGATATCGTCTTCTTAACGGAAATTCCGAAAACTTCTGTCGGGAAATTCTTAAAGGCAAAGTTACGCGAAAATGTGAATGAAATTTATCCACAGCTCCAACTATAGTGTGGAATGAAATAAAAAACGGGAAAGCATCGAATTACCGAGCGTTCCCGTTTTTTGTCGTCCCGTCTACGAAAAAGCGTTTCATAAGGGAGAGTCCTAAGTTGAAAAGGAAAATAATGAGTGCAACACGAAAGAATGCGACAAAGTATTGCCAAGTCGTTGTGCTGTCAATGAACAGCTTTGGCATGCTATCGACTAACACATAAGTAAAATAACCGGCAATCGCGACAAAAAACAAACCCGCAAAAAAGTCCTTTACATTCATCTTGAACCCCCACTAAATAGATTTAATCAAAGGATACCATATAAAGGAAACAGAATATATATATAGAAGAAAGTAGGATGCAAAGGTACTGATTGAAATGGGGGAACCCACTTATTCACTAGTCTTTGCATCCTCTTTATAAGCAACGACTAAATTACAGCCGTCTTCTTCGTTGCCTGTACAAGCGCTTCGATTGTTGCCCAGTCTTGCTCAGCGAGTGCCGTAACAATTTTACTGCCGACAATTACTCCATCCGCAATGTCGCCGAAGCTTTTTATATGTTCTGTCGTAGAAATCCCGAAGCCAGCTAACACCGGAATATTGCTCACTGCTTTCAAGTTTGCAAAGTGACCGGCAAGTTCTGTAGCAAAGCTTGCGCGTTCGCCGGTAATACCATTTACCGTAACGGCATAAACGAAGCCTTCACTTGCAGCGGCTAATTTTTTAATACGTTCAGGAGGGCTCATCAATGATACGAGCTGGACAAGCGCAATGCCGTTTTCCTTTAAAGCACCATGCAATAAAGCACTTTCTTCAAATGGCATATCCGGTACAATCAGTCCTTGAACACCACCAAGTTTTGCATCCTCTGCAAATGCTTCAATCCCATAAGCAAGAATCGGGTTTAAGTACGTCATAACTATGAGCGGTATATGGATTTCCTGTGCAAAGCTTTGCAGTTCATCCAGTACTTTTTTCAATGTCACACCTTTGGCAAGTGCACGTTCGCCGGCTTGTTCAATTGTTGGCCCATCTGCTACAGGATCTGTAAATGGAATGCCGACTTCAATTGCGGAAACTCCGATTTGCTGAAGCTTTAATATAGTAGGCTTTAATGTTTCAAGCCCTCCGTCGCCTGCCATAATATAAGGAACGAATGCTTTATCCCCTGCAGCTAATACATTTTCAAGCTGTTTTTGCAATGTCATTTCACGCCACCTCCAAGTTTCTCCATTAATGTGTGAACATCTTTGTCCCCACGTCCTGATAAGCAAACGACAACAATTTCATCAGCAGGTCGGTCCTTGGCAAATTGACTTGCATAGTAAACGGCATGCGCGCTTTCCAAGGCCGGTAAGATTCCTTCCGTTTCACATAACAGCTTCACACCTTCAAGTGCCTCTTCATCTGTAACAGAAGGGTAGGCAGCACGTCCTGTTTCGTGTAAATGACAATGTTCCGGTCCAACTCCCGGATAATCAAGTCCCGCTGAAATTGAATGCGCTTCTTGAACAAAACCGTTATCATCCTGCAGTAAATACATGAACGCACCGTGAAGGACACCTGTTTTCCCAACATGAATTGCTGCCGCATGCTTGTCGGTATTGACACCTGAACCTGCAGCTTCCACTCCATATAATGCCACTTCCTGATCTTCCACAAACGGGTAGAACATTCCGATTGCATTACTTCCGCCACCGATACAAGCAATAACTGTATCCGGAAGACGTCCTTCCTGCTGTAAAATTTGGGCACGTGTTTCATCCCCGATGACACGCTGGAAATCACGGACAATTGTAGGGAAGGGGTGTGGTCCAAGTGCCGAACCTAAAATATAATGCGTATCTTCAATATGAGTAACCCAGTGACGCAATGCTTCATTAACCGCATCTTTCAATGTAGCGGAGCCTTTTTCGACCGCAACAACTTTTGTCCCAAGCAGCTCCATACGGAAAACGTTCAGCTGCTGACGGCGTACATCTTCTGCTCCCATATAAACGATACATTCCATATCAAGCAATGCACACGCGGTTGCCGTTGCGACACCATGCTGACCTGCACCTGTTTCAGCAACAATTTTTTTCTTCCCCATACGCTTTGCCAAAAGTGCCTGGCCGATCGCGTTATTTATTTTATGTGCGCCAGTGTGATTTAAATCTTCACGCTTTAAATAGATTTTTGCACCGCCGACTTTTTTCGTTAAACGCTCCGCAAAATAAAGGGGAGTTTCACGTCCGACATATTGCTTTAAATAATAATCAAGTTCTTCCTGGAAAGAGGAGTCTTTTTTTGCTTCCTCATACGCAAGTTCCAATTCCTCAAGTGAAGTCATCAATGTCTCGGGCACAAATTGACCGCCGAATCGCCCGAATCGTCCTTTTACTGTCGTCATAAAATCAACTCTCCTTTTGCTGTTTCAATAAAATTCTTAATCGCGGCTGAACTTTTTCGACCATCTACTTCTACACCACTTGAAACATCTACTGCAAATGGCTCGACAAGCATAATCGCCAGTCCAACATTTTCTTCATTTAGTCCACCTGCCAAAATGACCTTTTCAAGCGGGATTTTCACTTTATCAAGCAGCATCCAGTCAAAGGACTTTCCGCTTCCTCCCCGGAAGTCAGTTCCAGGCGCATCGAACAAATAGTAGTCCACATCATATGTCGCTGCACGTGTCACATCCTCTTCACTTCGAATCGAGAACGCTTTAATTGCCGGCAGCCCGATTTCCTGAATCTGTTCGGGTGTTTCATCCCCGTGATACTGGATATAATCGAGTCCGACTTCTTTTGCAATTTGACGAATAGTGGCCGGATCTTCATTGACAAAAACCCCGACTTTTTTGACTGTCCCCGGAATTGCCTTTGCCAGTTCCACTGCTTCCTCTACCGTAATGCGTCGTTTACTGGGCGCAAACATAAATCCGATAAAATCAGCACCTGCTTTGACCGCTGTTTCTACATGTTCGATTTCTTTTAAACCGCAAATTTTTACTTTTGTCATCGATTTTCGCCAACCTTTGCTGTTATGTCGATTTGTAGTGCTTTAAGTGAATTTTTGACATCCCCGCTGCGCATCAATGCTTCGCCGACCAATATTCCTTTTGCGCCAGCATTCGCCACAAACTGTGCATCTTCCGGACCTAAAATTCCGCTTTCACTAATAAATGCTATCGGTGATGGGGGAAGAAGCTGCGCAATTTCTAGTGTTGCTGACAATGAAACTTCGAATGTTTTCAGGTTCCGGTTATTCACTCCGATAATATTTGCCCCAATGGCAAGGGCACGCTTTAATTCATCGGCATCATGTACTTCAACAAGCACTTCCAACTGTTGTTCTGTTGCATATTCATAAAGGGATTTCAGCTGATCATCTGTTAATGCTGCGACAATCAACAGGACAACCGATGCGCCGGCAGCCTTCGCATAGTCGATCTGCACTTCATGAATGATGAAGTCTTTACATAAAACCGGTATGTTCACAGCATTTGCAACTGCATTTAAATCCGTATAGCTTCCTTTGAAAAACGCTCGTTCTGTCAAAACGGAAATACAGGCAGCACCTGCTTCTTCATATTGTAAAGCTTGCTCAACAGGGTCGACATTTGTCGCAATATCGCCTTTGGAAGGGGAAGCACGTTTCATTTCCGAAATTACTTGCAATGAATTTGCTGATATCAATGTTTCGTATAAAGAAGGGCGAGCCTTATCAATTGTTGAAAACACAGGCTTTGTCGAGAGCAATTGTGGCAGCTCAGTCTTTTTTTGGTCAATAATACGGTCTAAAATCGTCATTTTACGGGTTCCTCCTGCATCTGTTTTTCGCTGTAAGCAACGATATTTTCTAACTTTTCATAAGCGCGTCCTGACATAATGCTGTCCTTCGCCATATCGATGCCTTCTTTCATCGTTTCGGCAAGCCCATATGCGAAGAAGCCAATGCCGGCATTTAAAAGAACCGTATCAAAATACACGCTTTGTTTTCCTTTCAGCAGGTCGCGCATAATATCCGCATTTTCTGCAGGAGTGCCGCCGCGAATTGCAGAAAGGGGCTGTGCGGCCAAACCTACATCTTCAGCACGCAGTTTAAATGGAATCATGTCCCCGCGGTCTAACAGGACAAAAGTATTCTCACCATCAAGTGATGCTTCATCCATTCCTTGTGCACCTGAAACGACGATTGCACGTTCACGTCCCAGCATATGAAGCACTTCCGCATAATCGGTCGTGAAGTTCGGTCGGTTAATGCCGACAAATTGTGTTTTTAAAGGAACAGGGTTTGTCAGGGGGCCGACTAAATTGAAAATCGTCGGTTTGCCGATTGCCTGTCGTACTTCACCAATCCGTTTTAACTTCGGATGCATGTTCGGAGCATGTAAAAAGGCGATGCCGTGCTGTTTGAGCAGCTCGGATGTTTGCTCGATATTCGGCAATAGCGTAATGCCAAGCGCCTCCAATACATCCGAACTTCCTGAAGCGCTCGATACTTTTCGGTTACCGTGTTTTGCTACTAGAATGCCGCCACCTGCCAAGACAAATGCGGAAGTCGTACTAATATTGAAGCTTTGAAGTCCATCGCCGCCTGTGCCGCAGTTATCGATATAGATACCTTCGGGTACGTCGACAGCAACTGCATGTGATTTCATAACAGAAGCTAAGCCTGCAACTTCATGTGCTGTTTCTCCTTTTGCACTCATTGCCGTTAAAAAAGAGGCGATCTGTTCTTTCGGTGTTTGCTCATTAAAAATAAGCTGTGCCGCCTGCTGCATTTCCTCAAAAACTAAGTGCTCTTTCCGTTCAATCTGTTCAATGTATGGGAGTAAAGACATGTTCATCATCCTTTCAGTAAAGAGTGGAATGGCGCTTCTTCGTCTGCTTCCGAGTGAAGCTGTGCGACATTTCCTTGAATTATTATCGTTTGTTCAGGTGTTGTGAAATCGACCTGACCATTAAAGCCGATATAACCAATCAGGCCCTGTGCGGGTAATAGCCCTTTCACGACATCGATTGCATGAAGGGTAGGGCTTAACGTACCCGTTGTAGTATTGGCAAATTGCTGTACCGAATTTTCCGTACTAAAACGTTCGATTGACGATACGTCATTTGTAACGGAAATATTCCCGTCCCTTACTTGCATGTAGTTTGATTTTGATGTGCCGATTACTGTGCAATCATCAAATTCGACATAGTACATATATGGTGCAGCGTGTTCGACACGCATTTTTCGATAAAGGGAAAGGGCCTCCCCAGTAAATTGTGCGCGATAACGTCCATTTTCCTCTTTTTCGACATGTTGTAATGTATAGGAAGACTGTTCAGGTGTCGGTGTTGTAAACAGCTGTTCAATCAATTGATCAATGTTTGGTTCTACTTGCTCTGCTTCAATATTTGTATGGAAAACAGCGATTTCATCTGTTAAATGATCAAAAATTACGAGTGTGTCGTATACATGAAACTGCAGTTCAGGCAAGGGCTTTTGCAATGCGTGAATATAGCCGATGCCGCCGCCTGTAAACGGATATTCCGTATGTGATGAAACACGAGGCATCACTTGCTTTAATAGTTGGATCAGCTCGCCTTCATACGTGTAGGCTTTATTGGAATGATGCGCATGATCTAAAAGCTGTTCATCTGTTCCGATATACGTTTTCCGCGGATTGACACCGATGAACGAATAGCGTCCATTGCCATCATATTTAGAGGAACTTTCCAATAAAAACTTCCGTTCACCTTGCAGTCGCTGGAAAATAGAAATCGGTGTCAGTAAATCCCCATTTACTTTTTTCATTGATGTACGAAAATGTTGCTGAACTACCATTTGAAACACTCCTTTTTTGAAATAATCTACGCCTTTACGATTCGGATTATTTAGCAAGCTTGTAATGAATTTAAAGCTTTATCGAATAAAAAAATCGCCCTCAGCAAAAGAATTAACTTTTGCGAAAGGACGATTTTCACCGCGTTGCCACCTCGTTTGAAGCAAACCCAAAAAACTTGCTTCCACTTAAACCTGATAACGG belongs to Solibacillus sp. FSL W7-1436 and includes:
- the trpB gene encoding tryptophan synthase subunit beta; amino-acid sequence: MTTVKGRFGRFGGQFVPETLMTSLEELELAYEEAKKDSSFQEELDYYLKQYVGRETPLYFAERLTKKVGGAKIYLKREDLNHTGAHKINNAIGQALLAKRMGKKKIVAETGAGQHGVATATACALLDMECIVYMGAEDVRRQQLNVFRMELLGTKVVAVEKGSATLKDAVNEALRHWVTHIEDTHYILGSALGPHPFPTIVRDFQRVIGDETRAQILQQEGRLPDTVIACIGGGSNAIGMFYPFVEDQEVALYGVEAAGSGVNTDKHAAAIHVGKTGVLHGAFMYLLQDDNGFVQEAHSISAGLDYPGVGPEHCHLHETGRAAYPSVTDEEALEGVKLLCETEGILPALESAHAVYYASQFAKDRPADEIVVVCLSGRGDKDVHTLMEKLGGGVK
- a CDS encoding metal ABC transporter ATP-binding protein → MVVQQHFRTSMKKVNGDLLTPISIFQRLQGERKFLLESSSKYDGNGRYSFIGVNPRKTYIGTDEQLLDHAHHSNKAYTYEGELIQLLKQVMPRVSSHTEYPFTGGGIGYIHALQKPLPELQFHVYDTLVIFDHLTDEIAVFHTNIEAEQVEPNIDQLIEQLFTTPTPEQSSYTLQHVEKEENGRYRAQFTGEALSLYRKMRVEHAAPYMYYVEFDDCTVIGTSKSNYMQVRDGNISVTNDVSSIERFSTENSVQQFANTTTGTLSPTLHAIDVVKGLLPAQGLIGYIGFNGQVDFTTPEQTIIIQGNVAQLHSEADEEAPFHSLLKG
- a CDS encoding phosphoribosylanthranilate isomerase; the protein is MTKVKICGLKEIEHVETAVKAGADFIGFMFAPSKRRITVEEAVELAKAIPGTVKKVGVFVNEDPATIRQIAKEVGLDYIQYHGDETPEQIQEIGLPAIKAFSIRSEEDVTRAATYDVDYYLFDAPGTDFRGGSGKSFDWMLLDKVKIPLEKVILAGGLNEENVGLAIMLVEPFAVDVSSGVEVDGRKSSAAIKNFIETAKGELIL
- the trpC gene encoding indole-3-glycerol phosphate synthase TrpC, with protein sequence MTILDRIIDQKKTELPQLLSTKPVFSTIDKARPSLYETLISANSLQVISEMKRASPSKGDIATNVDPVEQALQYEEAGAACISVLTERAFFKGSYTDLNAVANAVNIPVLCKDFIIHEVQIDYAKAAGASVVLLIVAALTDDQLKSLYEYATEQQLEVLVEVHDADELKRALAIGANIIGVNNRNLKTFEVSLSATLEIAQLLPPSPIAFISESGILGPEDAQFVANAGAKGILVGEALMRSGDVKNSLKALQIDITAKVGENR
- a CDS encoding sulfate permease codes for the protein MNVKDFFAGLFFVAIAGYFTYVLVDSMPKLFIDSTTTWQYFVAFFRVALIIFLFNLGLSLMKRFFVDGTTKNGNAR
- the trpD gene encoding anthranilate phosphoribosyltransferase is translated as MSLLPYIEQIERKEHLVFEEMQQAAQLIFNEQTPKEQIASFLTAMSAKGETAHEVAGLASVMKSHAVAVDVPEGIYIDNCGTGGDGLQSFNISTTSAFVLAGGGILVAKHGNRKVSSASGSSDVLEALGITLLPNIEQTSELLKQHGIAFLHAPNMHPKLKRIGEVRQAIGKPTIFNLVGPLTNPVPLKTQFVGINRPNFTTDYAEVLHMLGRERAIVVSGAQGMDEASLDGENTFVLLDRGDMIPFKLRAEDVGLAAQPLSAIRGGTPAENADIMRDLLKGKQSVYFDTVLLNAGIGFFAYGLAETMKEGIDMAKDSIMSGRAYEKLENIVAYSEKQMQEEPVK
- the trpA gene encoding tryptophan synthase subunit alpha, translated to MTLQKQLENVLAAGDKAFVPYIMAGDGGLETLKPTILKLQQIGVSAIEVGIPFTDPVADGPTIEQAGERALAKGVTLKKVLDELQSFAQEIHIPLIVMTYLNPILAYGIEAFAEDAKLGGVQGLIVPDMPFEESALLHGALKENGIALVQLVSLMSPPERIKKLAAASEGFVYAVTVNGITGERASFATELAGHFANLKAVSNIPVLAGFGISTTEHIKSFGDIADGVIVGSKIVTALAEQDWATIEALVQATKKTAVI